CATATAAAGGAAAATGGAAAGAGTATTTTAAAAATGACAACCCAATATATATAGAGATTGGTTCAGGAAGTGGAAATTTTGCCATTGGAATGTGTCAAAAATATCCTGAGAGAAATCATGTGGCTATGGAATTAAGATTTAAAAGACTTCATTCTTCTGCTAGAAAATCAAAAAATTATGGACTAACTAATGTTTTATTTTTAAGAAGATTTGGTGAAGAAATTCCAGAGTTTATGGGAGAAAATGAGATAGAGGGAATGTATATCAACTTTCCAGATCCTTGGGAAGGAAATGAAAAAAATAGAATAATCCAAGGAGCTTTATTTGAAACTTTAGATAAAGTTATGAAAGTTGGAGGAAAACTATTCTTTAAAACTGACCATGACCAATATTATCTTGATGTGTTAGAACTTATGAAAGATATAAAAAATTATGAGGTTGTTTATCATACTTCAGATCTTCATAAAAGTGAAAAAGCAGTTGATAATGTTTTAACAGAGTTTG
The sequence above is drawn from the Fusobacterium perfoetens genome and encodes:
- the trmB gene encoding tRNA (guanosine(46)-N7)-methyltransferase TrmB, with the protein product MTETRVKEYWEHFFEKPKKHYNPYMERLKEYPEYIMYDADIMNSYKGKWKEYFKNDNPIYIEIGSGSGNFAIGMCQKYPERNHVAMELRFKRLHSSARKSKNYGLTNVLFLRRFGEEIPEFMGENEIEGMYINFPDPWEGNEKNRIIQGALFETLDKVMKVGGKLFFKTDHDQYYLDVLELMKDIKNYEVVYHTSDLHKSEKAVDNVLTEFEQLFLNKFKKNINYIEIQKIK